In the genome of Bacteroidales bacterium, one region contains:
- a CDS encoding methyltransferase gives MSAFVTIYLTTTLIAFISLIWGAIIYDWLNWPFAKRKKNSGYYLSACEYEDEITSQKKQIVDILFLEIKGTHIKGRVFHSNDKNRIYTIYGNEKQNNIYTGIWKNISIPSEGHFIAKYIAALGKFEGYWMSTNNNSNIHDEHWVWEQKKTQNSFPVERQINFNKLQHKKTIKTFVKTLNNPEHYNIDYFGYLSLTVSKGIFNPSLGHVTKTFFNKIVKDKIEEGPVLDLFTGCGVYALYLAKKGVSNVVGIDISPAAIEAAQANAVNNNINNIDFRTGDLYTPLKPNEKFRYIIGNPPFSDPKYCKSVKKSDYYDSVCLPTNTLKEFILNSSNHLMENGELIFTFGSSGDIQYLEFLIQLSPYESSIAYKMDECQNLGETFYIYHLKLKKETFVNQPTRCSELVC, from the coding sequence ATGAGCGCATTTGTAACCATTTATCTTACAACAACCTTAATTGCTTTTATAAGTTTAATTTGGGGTGCAATAATTTACGATTGGCTTAATTGGCCTTTTGCTAAAAGAAAAAAGAATAGTGGGTATTACCTATCAGCATGTGAATATGAGGATGAAATAACATCTCAGAAAAAACAAATTGTTGATATACTCTTTCTGGAAATAAAAGGAACGCACATAAAAGGTCGTGTATTTCATTCAAATGATAAAAATAGAATATACACCATATACGGCAATGAAAAGCAAAATAATATATATACTGGAATATGGAAAAATATATCAATACCCTCCGAAGGTCATTTCATAGCAAAATATATTGCTGCTTTGGGAAAATTTGAAGGTTACTGGATGAGCACAAATAATAACTCAAATATTCATGATGAACATTGGGTTTGGGAACAAAAAAAGACTCAAAACTCTTTCCCCGTTGAAAGGCAAATAAACTTTAATAAACTACAACATAAAAAAACCATCAAAACATTTGTCAAAACGCTAAATAATCCAGAACACTATAACATAGACTATTTTGGTTACCTATCCCTAACCGTTAGCAAAGGTATTTTTAACCCAAGCCTTGGACATGTTACAAAAACATTCTTTAATAAAATAGTAAAAGATAAAATAGAAGAAGGCCCAGTACTCGATCTATTCACCGGATGTGGGGTTTACGCCCTATATCTGGCAAAAAAAGGAGTTTCAAATGTTGTAGGAATCGACATATCCCCAGCAGCCATTGAGGCCGCTCAAGCTAACGCAGTAAATAACAACATTAATAATATCGACTTTAGAACTGGTGATTTATATACCCCATTAAAGCCCAACGAAAAATTCCGATACATTATAGGCAACCCCCCATTTTCCGATCCTAAGTACTGCAAATCGGTTAAAAAATCGGACTACTACGATAGCGTTTGTTTACCAACCAACACCCTCAAAGAGTTTATCCTAAACTCTTCAAATCACCTAATGGAAAACGGGGAGCTAATATTTACCTTCGGCTCATCTGGCGACATCCAATATCTCGAATTCTTAATCCAGCTAAGCCCATACGAATCGAGCATTGCGTATAAAATGGATGAATGCCAAAACCTTGGCGAAACGTTTTACATCTATCATTTAAAACTAAAGAAAGAAACATTTGTTAACCAACCTACTAGGTGTTCCGAACTGGTATGTTAA
- a CDS encoding TonB-dependent receptor: MKNVFIICVMILSYHITNAQNKISGKILDQDNLPLIGATVFVPDLNKGTVSNANGGYELSNLPNGNIKIQFSFVGYTNRIEIFSLNGESLELNVTLKQTIIDAEEIVITGGYNSTQHENAVKIDVLKLSPLTIKNTPNFTETLTQVAGVDMISKGSGVSKPVIRGLSMNDILVLNNGVRFENYQYSSHHPLGIDEFGIEDVEIIKGPASLLYGSDAIGGVINFIKERPAPVGSIVGDYNMQLFSNTLGLTNNLGIKGASKRFFGGIRVGQKTNADFLQGGGAFVPNSRFNEMSVKTNIGFTDKIGTFKLFYDFNNEKLGLVEDEAINAITERGRENKIWYQKLNTHLLSSQNKLYLSKFKLDINSAYQNTELIHFGDLNVYEIQMKLSTLTYEAKLHLPSKENSEYIIGFQGFNQTNANLNNRETKLLPDASTNNYSAFGLLQYTFFKKLKVQTGVRYDTKSISTQAIGLPVDPLTYRPAIDKSYGSFSGSLGSTYNFSEELLFRVNFAAAYRTPNLAELTSNGQHELRYEIGDQNLVPENAYEADLSIHYHKDNYTLDIAGFYNIVDNYIFISPTGDTTVSGIDIFRYKQANSVLFGGEAGLHIHPKPIKWLHFKATFSSVIGKQENGDYLPFVPAHKLKFELQTEKEKLLFLHNAFISVNTTTAFNQNNAAPDETPTKGYTLLDLSVGGNIKVKNQFFTLSLSANNVLDKKYIDHLSTLKEVNLYNQGRNISLSLRIPFDITRNNKH, translated from the coding sequence ATGAAAAATGTATTTATCATTTGCGTTATGATATTGTCGTATCATATCACGAATGCACAAAATAAAATATCAGGAAAAATACTTGACCAAGACAATTTACCTTTGATTGGAGCGACCGTATTCGTCCCAGACCTGAATAAAGGTACAGTATCAAATGCTAATGGAGGCTACGAATTATCAAATTTGCCCAATGGCAATATTAAAATCCAATTTTCCTTTGTAGGATACACCAACCGAATAGAAATATTTTCGCTGAATGGAGAGAGCCTAGAATTAAATGTAACCCTAAAACAGACCATAATCGATGCGGAAGAGATAGTTATTACGGGTGGTTACAACTCAACGCAGCATGAAAACGCTGTGAAAATTGATGTTCTAAAGCTTAGCCCTCTAACCATTAAGAACACACCAAATTTTACCGAAACACTTACACAGGTTGCAGGTGTTGACATGATTTCTAAGGGAAGTGGTGTTTCAAAGCCCGTTATTCGTGGACTTTCCATGAACGACATCTTAGTTTTAAATAATGGCGTTCGGTTTGAGAACTATCAGTATTCTAGCCATCATCCACTCGGAATTGATGAATTCGGAATCGAAGATGTTGAAATCATAAAAGGTCCTGCTTCTTTACTCTATGGTTCTGATGCCATAGGTGGAGTAATTAATTTTATAAAAGAACGACCTGCCCCAGTTGGCTCTATTGTGGGAGACTACAACATGCAACTTTTTTCGAACACGTTAGGCTTAACCAATAATTTAGGAATAAAAGGAGCGTCGAAGAGGTTTTTTGGTGGTATTAGGGTTGGGCAAAAAACCAATGCCGATTTTCTGCAAGGCGGAGGAGCATTTGTCCCAAACTCACGTTTTAACGAAATGTCAGTTAAAACCAATATTGGCTTTACCGATAAAATAGGAACTTTTAAACTGTTTTACGACTTCAATAATGAAAAGCTTGGATTGGTGGAAGATGAAGCCATTAATGCAATTACAGAGAGAGGAAGAGAAAACAAAATATGGTATCAGAAGCTGAATACTCACTTACTTTCCTCACAAAACAAGCTGTATTTGAGTAAATTTAAGCTCGATATAAATTCAGCCTATCAAAATACCGAATTGATTCATTTTGGTGATTTGAACGTATATGAAATTCAAATGAAACTTTCAACCCTAACCTATGAAGCCAAACTACACTTACCATCCAAAGAAAATTCAGAGTACATCATTGGCTTTCAGGGTTTCAATCAAACTAATGCAAATCTGAATAACAGGGAAACGAAGCTCTTACCTGATGCTTCTACAAATAATTATTCCGCATTCGGTTTGCTCCAATATACATTCTTTAAGAAACTTAAAGTACAAACGGGTGTTCGCTATGATACTAAATCTATATCAACACAAGCAATCGGTTTACCTGTCGACCCGTTGACTTATCGACCAGCGATCGATAAGTCATACGGAAGTTTTAGCGGTTCATTGGGTTCAACGTATAACTTCTCCGAGGAACTTTTATTTAGAGTGAATTTTGCAGCGGCTTACCGTACGCCTAATCTAGCAGAGCTGACATCGAACGGACAACATGAGCTGCGATATGAAATTGGCGACCAAAACCTTGTTCCTGAAAATGCCTATGAAGCTGATTTAAGCATTCATTACCATAAAGATAATTATACCTTAGACATTGCGGGGTTTTACAATATTGTCGATAATTATATTTTTATCTCACCAACAGGTGATACAACAGTGTCGGGAATTGATATTTTCAGATACAAGCAGGCTAATTCGGTCTTATTTGGTGGCGAAGCAGGTTTGCATATACATCCAAAGCCAATTAAATGGCTGCACTTTAAAGCCACATTTTCATCGGTAATTGGGAAACAAGAAAACGGTGACTATTTACCCTTTGTTCCTGCACATAAATTGAAGTTCGAGCTGCAAACGGAAAAAGAGAAATTATTGTTTCTGCATAATGCATTTATTTCTGTTAATACAACTACCGCCTTCAATCAGAACAATGCAGCTCCAGATGAAACTCCAACAAAAGGCTATACTCTTTTGGATTTAAGCGTTGGGGGTAATATTAAAGTGAAAAATCAATTTTTCACTTTAAGCCTGAGTGCAAACAATGTACTTGATAAGAAATACATCGACCATTTATCCACTTTAAAAGAGGTTAACCTGTATAATCAGGGCAGAAATATTTCATTAAGTTTAAGAATTCCTTTTGATATAACCAGAAATAATAAACATTAA